The Entomobacter blattae nucleotide sequence CCTGAAAACCCCTCTTTGGTCGTAGGAATCCGGCTTAAACGCCATGATAGGCTTTCTCGTAAAATAGCAACAAAACTTGCAAATGGCTTTCGTCAGTTTCTCTTAAAAGATAAGTGCCCCGACACCGGTGCACCCATGAAAGTTTTTAGGAGAAGCGATTTTTTGCGCCTGCCACAATTTGAAGGGCTCCATCGTTTTTTACCGGCCCTTATGCAAAAATATCGAATAAAGCTGGTTTGCTATCCTGTCAAACATCGCAGCCGCCTTTATGGTTCATCAAAATACACCAATTTTAACAGAGCCATCGTAGGTATTGGGGATTTAATGGGTGTCATGTGGTTTTTATCTCGCACTCATCTCCCACGTGACATAAAAGAGCAGTAAGCCTTTTTTAAAAATGGCGTTTCCCGTGACATAAAGGTTTTCCCATGCATTTAGCATCTCGTCTCTGTGTTGCCATTGCCATTGTGGTCTTCTTTTTATTCCTTCCCGGGCGTGCGAGCCTTCCTCCGCTCGATCGAGATGAAGCTCGTTATATGCAGGCAACATCCCAAATGGTTGAAAGCGGTGACTGGATTGACGTTCGCTTTCAGGACAAACCACGTTACTTGCAGCCTGCAGGGATTTATTGGCTTGAGGCTCTTGCCGTAAAAGCGGCCGGCCCCCGTTATGAACGTGCTACATGGCCCTATCGTATTCCTTCTCTTCTCTCAGCATGTGCTGCTGTGTTGTTAACCATGTGGTTGGGCTCTGCTCTTTTTGGGCTTCCTGCTGGCGTGTTGGCTGCTGGCCTTTTAGCCACGTCAGTATTGCTAACCGCAGAAAGCCGAATGGCAACAATCGATACAACATTGCTCATGTTTGTACTCCTCGCTGAAGCGGCTATTCTCAAAGCATGGCAAAATAATGCCCTTCCACGGCTCCTTCCCTTACGGTATGCTTTCCTTTACTGGGGCGCAATAGGCTGCGGGCTTATGCTTAAGGGGCCTGTTATCCTTATTCCTGCCCTTGGCACCCCCCTTGCTCTTATGATCATTGAACGACAAAAAGACTGGTGGCGCCACCTTCGTCCCTCATGGGGGTGGGGTTTAACCGTGCTGATTGTGATACCCTGGTGTTTAGCTATTGGTATTTTAACCCATGGTGATTTCTATACCCATTCTCTGGGTACAAACTTTTTTGGTAAAGTGGCCAATGGGCGCGAATCTCATGGATTACCCCCCGGCTATCATATTGCCATACTCTCCATTGGATTTTGGCCAGCCTCACTCTTTCTCGCCATGGCACTCCCTTTTATCTGGCTTAACCGTTACAAAGCAGAAACCCGTTTCCTTATCTGTTGGATTGTCCCACATTGGCTTGTTTTTGAGGCAATTGCCACAAAACTTCCCCACTATGTACTGCCCATTTACCCTGCCTTGGCTATTTTAACAGCAAGTGCCTTCACCCATACTCAATCATGGCGATGGCCTAAATCCCTCCTAGGAAAAATCCTTTTGGGAGTTTATGCCCTGATATGGTTGGGAACAGGTCTTCTTCTTGCCATTGCAGGCCCATATCTACTATGGAAGCAAGAACAGCTTCTCTCTCCAGCGGCGATTGTTATTGCTGTAGGCGCTCTACCCCTCATCATTTTAACGTTATGGTTTGTCTGGAAAAAGAACATATGGCGGGCGGTTGCCTGTGCATTAGGGTCTGCTGCCATTATTTATATCGGTCTGTTTTTAACGGTTATTCCTAAACTTTCCACCCTATGGCTGAGCCCACGTCTTGCACAGATGATAGAAGATATAAAACCGTGTCCTCACCCCTTTCTCGCATCGGTTTCCTACTCGGAGCCAAGCCTGGTTTTCCTAACAGAGGGAAAAATCCATTTGCTCAATATTGAAGATGCTGTCAAAGCCCTCCCTGCCCATCAGGATTGCGCCCTTATCCTTGCCGATAAAAAGGACGAAGGACTCCTTATGGAAACCCTGAAGCACCAAAATTTACACGCCACAAAAAGGGCGATCGTTAAAGGCGTCAACTACTCCAATGGCAAAAAGCTAGAAATTGGGTTTTTTCAACCAGCACCGTAATACCAACCTTTAAGCCTATTAAAACCGTGCGGCCCTCAAATAGAGGAAAGACTCAAATTGGCGTGCCATATGAAAGCATATTCGATGGTAAGTAAAACCGGTTCTGATATATTAAAAAAACCCAATATTAAAGCCCGATATGATTGAAAACCCGAGCTTATCACTTAGAGAATTTCCTAAAATGCAGCATCCCTGCAAAAACTGGTAAAAAAGTTCCCCTCACAAAGACTGCCCCAAAATTCGGGAAATAATGTGAGTAAGGGTTCTGTTCATTCATGGCGCAATGGGTGGTTAACAGCAGAAAATGGAGCAGATAACAAATTTGCAGAAGGAAGACAGAGAATTCCTCACCATTCACAGCCCACCTAACGTCCTTTAACCAAAGTCCGAAGCGAGGTCGGTTGAGCAGGGCCTCCTAAAATATGCCCTATAGGGGTTAGGAAATTAATATTATCACATAAAATCTTTAGTACAGCCAACATGGGTAAGGAAAGAAAAGCCCCTGAAATACCCCATAGCCAATCCCAAAACATCAGGGATGCCATAACCATAACGGGATTTAAGGTAAATCTTTTTGCCAGCAACATGGGGGTTAAAGTTTCGCCTTCAACCAAATGAATGAAAAAATAAATTAAGGGCGGTATAAACGCCATAAGAAGAGTGGGAAAAGCAAAGAGCCCTACAAAAAAGTAAATAACAATGCCTACCCCTGGCCCAATAATGGGAATATAATTAAGCAAAAAAGCCAATACCCCCCACAATAATGGGTTTGGCATTCCTAAAACCCAACATTGGATCATATTGGCCAATCCCACCAGAATATTCATAATCGTTATGGTGACCAAGTAGATAGAAACATTTCTCTCAATTTCACCTACAATATGAATCAGTCTTTTCTTTTCTAGCACTGTGGGCATAATCTCCACCACACGCCACAAAAGGCTATCGCCTTCAGCAAGCAGAAAAAAGAGAAGAATCAGCATGGTGAACATTTCAAACAGGAGTTCACCTGTTCCGGACAAGACAGAAGACCCTAAGGTTAACAGCTCCGAGCTATTACCTTTGGTAATAATTGAAGGCTGGAGGCGGGGAGTCTCGGTAAAGATTTTTTGGTCAATGATAAATTGGAGTCGGTTATACCCATCCTGAAGGATATGAACAGGCCCCTTAAGAATGGATAGCTTCGCCTCTAATATGGGCAGGCTATCGGGAATTTTCGCTATCCACCGTGCCGCAGGAACAGAAATGGCCGTGCCAATGGCACTAACAACAACGAACAACACAATAATAAGAAAAATAGCAGCTAAAGGCTTGGGAAGTTTTGCTCTTTTATGAAAAAACCGCATTAGAGGCGCAAAAAGTAAATTTAAAACCAAAGCCAATACAAAGGGCAGTATAATGGATGCTGCAAAATGCAAAGTGTAAAAAATGGCCAGCAATGTTAAAATCAAAAGGCAGACCTTGTTAAAGCCAAAAGAGGTTTTTTTTACAGCTTCTATAGCCTTTTTCTGTTGCTTAACCTCATAAGGTTGGTTGGCCTGAATTTTTTCATCACTCATGATCTAATTTCTTTATCCACCGTGCGTAGACTACCCTGTGGCAGCTTTTGGTTAAGCAAAAAGACTTCCAAAGACTTCTCATTGAGAGAACTTCCCTGATCCTAACCTTATCAATATAAAATGAACACACACTATTAAGTTTTGCGTTATCCTCTTTCTTGGCTTTTCCTAACCCTTCTTTACCCTTTGTTTCAAAAAACTTCGGCAAGAGAGAAGGTTGCCCAAAAAACAACAGCTTGAATTATTCGTGCTAAACTCTATAATATCGTTAAGAATTTATTTTTATGAAAGGATAAGAGAATGGCTTGGAAAAAACCTTCTGTAAAAGAAATCTCTCTTGGTGGAGAAATCAACAGCTACGTTTGTGGCCAGAAAAAATAAAAAAAGGCCGCCTTTATAAGGCGGTTTTTTACTATGATGGAAATCATCGTTTTGGGTTCTGCTGCCGGTGGTGGATTTCCTCAGTGGAACTGTAATAGCTTGGCAAGCCAAAGGGTACGTAATCATGACCCTTTTGCTAAATATCGTACACAAGCCTCCATTGCTGTTAGTGCTGATCATGAACATTGGTTTATTATCAATGCATCACCGGATTTACGCTCTCAAATCTTGGCCACTCAAGAGCTTACCCCTAAAGAAGGCAAGCGCTCAACTCCTATCGCTGGAGTTATCCTCACAGGGGGAGAGGTCGATGTTGTGGCAGGCTTGTTGACCTTACGAGAACGCGAACATTTTAATCTTTTAGCGACTTCCGAAGTGCTCCACATTTTGCAGAGTAATCCCATTTTTTCAGCACTGGATCCCAATTTTGTCAATCGCCAAACTTTACGCTTAGAACACCCCCAAGAGCTTAACCTTAAAAATGGGGCCCCTTCCGGCTTAACCATAACAGCTTTTGCCGTACCGGGTAAAGTTCCTCTCTATCTTGAAAAGGAAGAAGATCCCGCAGCGATTACCGAAAATGGTGATACGATCGGACTAAAAATTACAGATGGGAAAAAGACGGTTTTTTATATTCCTGGCTGCGCTTTTATCCCCCTTTCCCTTGCCCAGCGCTTATATGGGGCCGATGCCGTTTTTTTCGACGGCACCCTCTGGCGCGATGATGAAATGATTAAAGCCGGATTAAGTGAAAAAACCGGCCAACGTATGGGCCATATGTCCATTCACGGCGATCAGGGCACCTTAAAAGCATTTGAACATATCAAGATTAACCAAAAAATTTTTATACATGTTAATAACTCTAACCCCATCCTTCTTGAAGACTCGCCTGAATATCGTCTGACACAACAAGCCGGATGGGATGTGGCATTTGATGGAATGAGAATAATTTATGAATAACCCTTTCATGACGCCTGATGAACTCGAGCAGGCCTTACGCAAAATTGGCGCCGAACGTTACCACCGTAATCATCCTTTCCACCATGCGATGACGGACGGAAAGCTAACAAAAGGGCAAATTCAGGCCTGGGCACTCAATCGTTACTGCTATCAAGCCGCCATACCCATTAAAGATGCCTACATACTCGCTCGTATGCCAACTATTGAAGGACGAAAGGAATGGAGAAGGCGTATTGTTGACCATGATGGCGATGAAAAAAGTGCTGGAGGAATTGAACGGTGGTTAAAATTAACCACATCACTGGGGTTGGAGAGGGAGTATGTCATCTCCATGGAAGGAGCCTTGCCTATTACCCGTTTTTCAGTGGAATCCTATATTAACTATGTCAGGGAAAAGCCACTTCTCCTTGCCATTGCTTCTTCATTAACCGAGTTATTTTCGCCGGACATTATTAGTTCTCGGGTTGAAGGCATGCTGAAACATTATGATTTTATTACCCAAGAAAGCCTGGCCTATTTTACTCCTCGCCTAACCCAGGCCCCTAAAGATTCTGCCTTTGCACTTGATTATGTTAAAAAACATGCCATTACTGCCGACCAGCAACAGGCTGTTTTATCTGCCCTTCGCTTTAAATGCGATGTTTTGTGGAGCATGCTGGATGCCCTTGATTATTCCTATAGTACGCCAAGCCACCTTCCTCCCGGTGCTTTTGTCCCGCGGTGAACAGGTATTTTCATGCATTCTCTCATCAGCCCTGCCTCCATTCCCATATTACCGCGCGGTGTTCGCCTTCAGCATGACAGGGCACGAAATCAATGGGTGATTCAAGCTCCAGAACGAGCGTTTGTTCTCGATAGCATAGCACATGCCATTTTCTCAGAAATTGATGGTCAGCGTTCCATCGCCCAAATCGCCCAACACCTTGCCCAGCAGTACGATGCCTCAGAAGAAGCCATATCCCACGATATTATAGACCTTATGGAAGAAATGCTAAACCTACAGGTCATTACCTTATGACACATCCTTCACCTCCAATGAGCCTTCTGGCAGAACTGACCTATCTTTGCCCATTGCGCTGCCCGTACTGCTCTAACCCCACACAACTGACCAAACGAAATGAGGAACTTTCTACAGACCAGTGGAAGGATATCCTCACTCAGGCTGCAGATCTTGGGATTCTCCAGGTCCATTTTTCGGGTGGAGAGCCAACCATAAGGAGCGATTTAGTCGAACTGGTTAAAATTGCAGCCCACCTTAACCTTTACACCAATCTCATTACTTCAGGCCTTTTACTCACCCCTGATCTGCTTGAAAAGTTGGCAGAGAACGGGCTTGATCATATCCAGCTTTCCTTCCAAGATACCCTTCCTGAAGCAGCCGATCTTTTAAGTGGCATGCGCGCTGTTCAACCCCGCAAACTCCAGGCGGCAGAAGATATTAAAAAGGCTGGCTTTCCGCTGACACTCAACTTTGTTGTGCACCGTGGCAATATTGAACGGATTGAAGACATGCTTGCCTTAGGCTATGCCCTAGGAGCCAGGCGCGTAGAAATCGCCCATA carries:
- the pqqA gene encoding pyrroloquinoline quinone precursor peptide PqqA; its protein translation is MAWKKPSVKEISLGGEINSYVCGQKK
- the pqqB gene encoding pyrroloquinoline quinone biosynthesis protein PqqB; the encoded protein is MMEIIVLGSAAGGGFPQWNCNSLASQRVRNHDPFAKYRTQASIAVSADHEHWFIINASPDLRSQILATQELTPKEGKRSTPIAGVILTGGEVDVVAGLLTLREREHFNLLATSEVLHILQSNPIFSALDPNFVNRQTLRLEHPQELNLKNGAPSGLTITAFAVPGKVPLYLEKEEDPAAITENGDTIGLKITDGKKTVFYIPGCAFIPLSLAQRLYGADAVFFDGTLWRDDEMIKAGLSEKTGQRMGHMSIHGDQGTLKAFEHIKINQKIFIHVNNSNPILLEDSPEYRLTQQAGWDVAFDGMRIIYE
- a CDS encoding glycosyltransferase family 2 protein — its product is MSTFEASPPIFSLVVTVLNEAENIAPVCREIAECLDKLPPCEVIFVNDGSTDQTLNTLIKAKHSVLPHLRILSHDRRLGKSAALRTGIEAAHGQWIATMDGDGQDNPLEFSSMLAIALKTPENPSLVVGIRLKRHDRLSRKIATKLANGFRQFLLKDKCPDTGAPMKVFRRSDFLRLPQFEGLHRFLPALMQKYRIKLVCYPVKHRSRLYGSSKYTNFNRAIVGIGDLMGVMWFLSRTHLPRDIKEQ
- the pqqC gene encoding pyrroloquinoline-quinone synthase PqqC, whose translation is MNNPFMTPDELEQALRKIGAERYHRNHPFHHAMTDGKLTKGQIQAWALNRYCYQAAIPIKDAYILARMPTIEGRKEWRRRIVDHDGDEKSAGGIERWLKLTTSLGLEREYVISMEGALPITRFSVESYINYVREKPLLLAIASSLTELFSPDIISSRVEGMLKHYDFITQESLAYFTPRLTQAPKDSAFALDYVKKHAITADQQQAVLSALRFKCDVLWSMLDALDYSYSTPSHLPPGAFVPR
- the pqqD gene encoding pyrroloquinoline quinone biosynthesis peptide chaperone PqqD, which gives rise to MHSLISPASIPILPRGVRLQHDRARNQWVIQAPERAFVLDSIAHAIFSEIDGQRSIAQIAQHLAQQYDASEEAISHDIIDLMEEMLNLQVITL
- a CDS encoding ArnT family glycosyltransferase translates to MHLASRLCVAIAIVVFFLFLPGRASLPPLDRDEARYMQATSQMVESGDWIDVRFQDKPRYLQPAGIYWLEALAVKAAGPRYERATWPYRIPSLLSACAAVLLTMWLGSALFGLPAGVLAAGLLATSVLLTAESRMATIDTTLLMFVLLAEAAILKAWQNNALPRLLPLRYAFLYWGAIGCGLMLKGPVILIPALGTPLALMIIERQKDWWRHLRPSWGWGLTVLIVIPWCLAIGILTHGDFYTHSLGTNFFGKVANGRESHGLPPGYHIAILSIGFWPASLFLAMALPFIWLNRYKAETRFLICWIVPHWLVFEAIATKLPHYVLPIYPALAILTASAFTHTQSWRWPKSLLGKILLGVYALIWLGTGLLLAIAGPYLLWKQEQLLSPAAIVIAVGALPLIILTLWFVWKKNIWRAVACALGSAAIIYIGLFLTVIPKLSTLWLSPRLAQMIEDIKPCPHPFLASVSYSEPSLVFLTEGKIHLLNIEDAVKALPAHQDCALILADKKDEGLLMETLKHQNLHATKRAIVKGVNYSNGKKLEIGFFQPAP
- a CDS encoding AI-2E family transporter, producing the protein MSDEKIQANQPYEVKQQKKAIEAVKKTSFGFNKVCLLILTLLAIFYTLHFAASIILPFVLALVLNLLFAPLMRFFHKRAKLPKPLAAIFLIIVLFVVVSAIGTAISVPAARWIAKIPDSLPILEAKLSILKGPVHILQDGYNRLQFIIDQKIFTETPRLQPSIITKGNSSELLTLGSSVLSGTGELLFEMFTMLILLFFLLAEGDSLLWRVVEIMPTVLEKKRLIHIVGEIERNVSIYLVTITIMNILVGLANMIQCWVLGMPNPLLWGVLAFLLNYIPIIGPGVGIVIYFFVGLFAFPTLLMAFIPPLIYFFIHLVEGETLTPMLLAKRFTLNPVMVMASLMFWDWLWGISGAFLSLPMLAVLKILCDNINFLTPIGHILGGPAQPTSLRTLVKGR